One window of Hypanus sabinus isolate sHypSab1 unplaced genomic scaffold, sHypSab1.hap1 scaffold_754, whole genome shotgun sequence genomic DNA carries:
- the LOC132390058 gene encoding zinc finger protein 239-like, translating into MAHQRVHTRERPFMCSDCGKGFTLSSHLMRHQTVHTGERPFTCPECGKGFTQSSELLAHQSVHTGERPFNCSECGKGFTRSSHLLAHQRVHTGEKPFTCADCGKGFSWSSDLQKHQRVHSGERLFTCSDCGKGFTQLSNLQSHQRVHTGERPFICSDCGKGFSQSATLQRHQRVHNGERPFTCSVCGKGFTQSSDMLAHQRFHTGERPFICSNCGKGFAQLSTLQRHQSVHTGERPFTCAYCGKGFTRSSTLLAHRSVHTGEWPFICSECGKGFTQSSKLLAHRSVHTGERPFTCGECGKGFTQLSHLQRHQRVHTG; encoded by the coding sequence atggctcaccagcgagttcacaccagggagcggccgttcatgtgctcagactgtgggaagggattcacattgTCATCTCACCTAATGAGACACCAgacagttcatactggggagcgACCGTTCACCTGcccagaatgtgggaaaggattcacacagtcatctgaactactggcacaccagtcagttcacactggggagaggccgtttaactgctccgaatgtgggaagggattcactcggtcatctcacctactggcacaccagcgagttcacactggagagaagccattcacctgcgcagactgtgggaagggattctcttggTCATCTGATCTCcaaaaacaccagcgagttcacagtggggagaggctgttcacctgctcagactgtgggaagggattcactcagttatccaacctacagagtcaccaacgagttcacactggggagaggccattcatctgctcagactgtgggaagggattcagtcagtcagccaccctacagagacaccagcgagttcacaatggggagaggccattcacatgctcagtctgtgggaagggattcactcagtcatctgatatGTTGGCACaccagcgatttcacactggggagaggccattcatttgctcaaactgtgggaagggattcgctcagttatccaccctacagagacaccagtcagttcacactggggagaggccgttcacctgcgcatactgtggaaagggattcacacggtCATCCACCCTATTGGCACACCGGTCAgtacacactggggagtggccattcatctgctcagaatgtgggaaaggattcactcagtcatccaaactaCTGGCACATCGgtcagttcacacaggggagaggccgttcacctgtggtgaatgtgggaagggattcactcagttatctcatctacagagacaccagcgagttcacactgggtag